The Alteribacter populi genomic sequence TTCGCTTGCTGCATTACTTGGGATTGGGGCTTCCATTTTAGGAGGTACTCTTACTATTGACTGGCTTGTCTATGCAGATCCGCTGGCGGGGCTATTTGTAGCAGGACTTATTATAAAAATGGCTTGGAAGTTAGGGGGAGAAGCCGTCCATAATACGCTCGATCATGTGCTGCATGATGAAGACACCAATGAGATGCTTGAAGAAGCAATGAAAGTTGAAGGTGTGCTGGAAGTTAATGAATTACTAGCAAGAGAGCATGGACACTATGTTATCGTCGACATCAAAGTTGCGGTAAACCCCCATATAACAGTGGAACAAGGTCATAAAATAGGAAAAAAAGTTAAAGATCGACTAATGGAAGACGAATACGTACAAGATGTACGTGTGCATATTAACCCTTATTCGGAAGTGTAAAAAAGGAGAGTGGGAGTAAATGCGAGGGCAATGGGGACTCATCACCGGAATTATTGTTGTCTTAATTATTGCGATTTTTGCAGTCATCAATGTCGAGCCCGTGGAAGTTAACTACTTGTTTGGACAAAATGAATGGCCTTTAGTGCTCGTGATCATTGGTTCCGTCCTTATGGGTGGTTTGATTGTGGGCAGTGTTGGCATTTATAAAATTTACCGACTTCAGCAGGAAGTGAAGAAACTACAGCTTGAAAATGAAGGTCTGAAAAATGATCCAGAAGGACGATCCCGGGTAAAAGAAAGAAGTAAGCGAGCAAAGGACGAAAATAATCATGACGTGACAAAAACAAAACAATAATTAAATGCACATTGTCACCCCTGTGCCCCTCTTGTATAATGAGTGGGTCAGGGGTGTATTTTATGCTTGAATCAAAATCCAGGTGGAACATTGAAACTACAGATGAAACGCTAGTCGATCAACTAGCTGTACAATTAAATCTTTCAAAACTAGCAGCGAGGCTTCTTGTTCAACGAGGTTGGACGAATGTTGAAGAAGCTAAACGCTTTTTACATATGGACGAATCGGCTCTTCATGATCCGTTTCTATTTAAAGGGATGGAAGAGAGTGTAGCTCGAATCAAGAAAGCGATCTCAAACGAAGAACGAATTCTTGTTTTTGGTGATTACGATGCGGATGG encodes the following:
- a CDS encoding LapA family protein — its product is MRGQWGLITGIIVVLIIAIFAVINVEPVEVNYLFGQNEWPLVLVIIGSVLMGGLIVGSVGIYKIYRLQQEVKKLQLENEGLKNDPEGRSRVKERSKRAKDENNHDVTKTKQ